A window of Watersipora subatra chromosome 10, tzWatSuba1.1, whole genome shotgun sequence genomic DNA:
TAAAAAATGTTACGCCGTCAAAATGTTTGTCAATTTTGAATCGTCCACACTACACTCTCGAGTAATTTCACTGtgtgtagcaaaaataattgCCTGTAAGAAAGATGTTTTTACACCGTTTAGGCATGAGTTTCAGAGTGCAACAGTAGAGATAAACTGGCTATGAGAGAAAATTACCCAGTGAAGATCGAATGGCTAGTATCTGTTGCTTCCAAACACTGAACTTGATACACTTTCAATTTTATGTGCCATAACAAAGTCATGCCAGCATCTTATGCTTATCTAACCGATCTACCGATCTCCCACATTGCATTCAAATATGTTTCAACTCAAGTGACAGAGAGAGTGATCTACTAACAACCCATTGGCTAGCGTTATTAGAAGCAATTTTAACTCACTGCTTGTGACAACCATCTTCACAATCAATCaacttaaacaatagcatggcAAAAGATTGAAAAAATGTCCATTGCATAACATTTTTCAGCTAGGAGCCACTCAAGCTAGTATATCTGAAAAACTTGTCAGAACAAAATGGTTCCAATTACTCACCTCATCTATTACGTTACGCAAAGGATTGTGCTACTTATAGTAAACAACATACTAAAGGCATTACGACTGACCAGAGTGGGCAACTGACCAGCTTCTGAATGAAACAACTACATCTACCAAGAGCTTGCAAACAAATAGTTTCCATGATGTAGTTTGCCTAGATTAACCATAACTCATAAAGTTACAAAATTATTTGAGCCGCTGCAGGAGGagaatgtttttattgttaggATGATGCAGATTTGTTACAATATCCATCCGCATGTTATGGATTAACACGGgactttgttaaaaaaggtaGGATTTCTACTCCAGAGGTCATAGTGGCGTGTTCGGAACTactcaaatcaaaataaaaacaactgaacTGTGAAAAATGCTTAAAGTGGAATAGCCTGTGCGACATTCTCTTACAGATCATTTGTAAGTATCGTTTATATATTTCGCAAGAATGAAAACTTTGATCAAAATTTGCAAGTAACCAAACCTGCTGGACTTGTggatttttgttattttcatcTTTCAGATGATGCGAACTTACGGATTAatcacatcatggaaacatagtgaaggCACCGCTTGAACTAGTATGCAGAATGTTAAAAATTTAACCAGCAGAATGTTTGATAGCGTGAGGGTCATCAACTACCAGTGTTTAAAGCATCGCTCTTGTGAGTAGATTACAAATACTGgtttttttatagaaacacAATAAATAAAACGAGGTCTCGATTGGTGGATCCAAACACAGCTGGCTCGCTAATTGAGGTTCGCACTGCCATAGTGTTAATGCATGTAATTTCTCAATCCATATTAGTTCAATCTATTTGTCTTCTTCTCAAAACAAGTGCTATATAATTTTAGCGCTTACAGATACTCGGCTCATATATTTATTACGTACAAAATGAATGATAGACTAGCTACCACAATTCTGGATAGAATTGTTCAAAGACGATTACATATCAAACCACAACCACAATCATCATCCTCTGGTGAACCAGAGTCCTTGTGAAATGAGCCATTAGCTGATAAAAGGAACTCTATATGTTGTACATAGCTCTCTATGGTTAGGCTGTATTACGTGGCACCTGTAGTCAAAGAACTCTACTGAATCTCAACCACTAAGGTTATTAGTTCATTTGCATGATAAACCACGATGATATTTTCTCAAGGTATAAAAACCTTGAGGCATATTGAATGATCTTTTGTTTAAACTGCTTCAtatgttattgttgttataccaaaacatcaaatcttggaTAGTCATCAAATTAATACAATTGAGTGAGAGGAATTAGCTATGCAATTAGTAATAGAACTATTCGTACCATAAATGACATAGGTTGGGGTCGCTATACTTTAAGCTAACTTCTCCATTGAAATAAGATGCAAGGTAGTGTTTATACTATTTCCACCATCTGTTGCATACTACATAACCAAGAACTCTCTCAATAATACAAGaattgttaaagttttttgctaAACTGTTGCTCAAGTActaaaaaaatagaaatgtttatGTTGCATGAGCAAGTTTGTAGAGTTTTTGAATATGAAGAGAGATCATTTGAGTTTAAACAAAAGCGAGTTTAGTGTAGTTAGCTAGTACAACAGAGTAGTTTCATTACCATAAAACAGAATAGATTAAGTATTCGACGTACTATTGTCAGCatgaaaatatacatatatttctatatacgGTATCTGCAATTTCATCCAAGTTTTATGTCAGCAAGTTTGGCAGGCTTATATTCAAAAgttaatataaatgtataatagATAAATAATCAGGCCAACTGCTAGCAGGACTCTATGCTCTGAAAAGTGTGGAGTGATATAAATAACTAGTGTGGCACTAGGTTAACTTCGTTTTTTTTAACCTGATGTTCTTCTCTGTTGTCACTAGAGTTCTGTTTCATGTTCCTACCTATTTTAGGGTAGTAAAATTCCGGAAGTAAATGTCCTGGAGATAGTAGCGTTGTCAATAAGTTTGAGCAGAGATTTTTGGAGAATCGATATGAATTAGTATTCTGCTTATCTCACTCCAAAGTCGAGAAACAATGGAATAACCTGGCTATATTTAAGCAATTCAATGTGAGATTGTACCAGCAAAAATACCTAAATAGTTGAAGTTGTGTTACCTGTATATTAGCCAAGCATTACATTGAATTTACTCGCTTTTATCATCCTGATTATGGGCCTGTAATCTCATCAGCCAGGTTATAATAAGCAATGCTAATTGGTATCACATTCTCTCACGTTTGTGGACTCTCTCAACTACATCTTTTTAACCTGCAAACAGCATGTATGGCATAATCATCTTTTGGTGCTGGCAAATTTCAACTCGCTTTTGGCGCTTCATATGATCTATACAAATACAGAATGACTAATCATACGGTTGTTGTTTAAAATGCCAGAGTCCTATCTCGACTGCTAAAATCCCTTGTCATGTGACACAGCAGTTATGTTTTCCAACacttattttttcaattttttttatactttGTATACTCACCTCCTGTAATGATTTTTTTAGCGTTGTCATTGTAAAAGCATTTTGGTTGTTTAATGGTTTTAAGAAGGGTTTTTCAATTTTGAAGTCAGATTAGTGAATTTTTGGTGAAATACTTAATTTCTTTGCTACATTTTGAATTTATTTACCTAAACCTTAGACCAAGTAAGCTGTTTTAGCCTTTCAGTTAAGTTTAGcagtaaaatatatgccaaGTGTTACTTGAGCATCTTAAAAAGAAATGTAACTCATAAGTTATGTGCATTTATATCATACTGAATTTTCTGTTTACAATATTATCTGAATAAAATGTTGCAAACACAATAACTTTTAATAGTGAGCTTTTACcaaagttaaatatatatagcattgTAAATAGCTTGAAATATGTAACATTTGAAGCAGACTAAAGTAGCTAATTAGAAAAAAGTTATTAAGTTACATATTGATCCTAAAAGTCTACCTTATTATTTAGCTAGTTGAATACTCGACGTTGcgctggtaataaaaaagtttgtgcatagaaaattcatttttaattggTTAAGTTATTACACAAAgaacttgagtaacttaagctataataagagctgtgttcgtCCTTCTGAAATCAGTGTTAGAAAAAAttgcatcatgatctctcacgcaatcgtGATCTTCAAGTGTATCAGCTAAAGCGTGAAGCGTGCTATTTAACTAATCagcattaaaccataactgttacgtacaacttttatcgtagtttctaggtaaatcagccacgctgattccgattttgtactcaaaataaagctTGGtctactaaccttcaaagtcatttaggcttttttaaagcgtttcaatatccgtttcgaaaacaacacaatcggcattacatgctccgcccataaatatgtgacgaaacctagctttttcaggaatggaagttgggaatgtttagtccgatttagaataatagagatgggtgtcttaaaacgcattattttctaaatccagcctgtaaaattatttcagttttttatgaaaggtatataaactatttaaaattgctcgtagcttgttacaggatgtttaaaaAGTCTGGACGCTGAGAAGAATGAGCTTAAAAAGcgtggttttatcacaagctagcgttgttatcgcccttttttaaatatgcaatgctaaatagctgatctacctttcagaaaaaacagattatttttaaggctgaatttagatattaatggattttaaaacacccatctctattattctaaatcggtctaaacatccctacgtaacttttgttcctaaaaatctaggttacgtcacgtatttgtgggcggagcttgttgtgccaatCAATCGTGTTGTTTGCGAGACagatattaaaatgctgtaaaaaagcctttattactttgaaagttaatggactaatctttattttgagtacaaaatcggaatcagcgtgtctgacttacctagtaaatacgataaaagttgtacgtgacagttatggtttaaagaatACTCGGTGGAATAAATAtgatgtacacaattattctatagtatgGCCAGTTGGATGTGTAGTGTAATAAATAGTACGCCTGTCTAAAAGACTAGAGGTTGTAAGTTCATTTTCAGTAGAAACCAGATTTTTCGTTCTCATAagtttattgctataactagacGCATGAACAACAGATAGCAGAAAAACAAACAATGAGATTCATAGATATAAATTAACAGTTGTGCTGTCTACTTTTATTTCTTCAAGTGAAACAACTCGTTTGTGGGGTACACTTTTTTGGATGAGCAGCTCTTTAAAGCTCTCTTTGTTCTTGCATGTAACACTTTGTAGAATACTCTAAACTGAGTCACCCTTAACAGTCCGCCCGTAACATTAATTATTAGGGCAACTTTTAAAACGCTGTTACTGAGTTGACACAACAGAAATTAATTATGGTTTGCTTAATATACATAATTACTGTACCTAATGTTTGCTCAAATACCAGAGTGAGCACTCTCAACATGCTTTACCATAACAACCTATATTCTTTAATGTGGGCATGATTGTGGTCAGCAAAGGTTTCCAGTAGCTTAGATGGTAGCTCAAATGCATCAGTACTTGCTGAGAGCTTTGTTACCTTGTATATTGTCAGTGGCAAACACTTTTGCACGCTAGAAAGTTGTAGATAGTTAGTAACTAGTACAAAAAGACAAGAAGTTTCCAAAATACTTAGCTATATTTGCTAATTTGTGCATGTATTATTGAGTAATGGCAAATTTACTGACAGAGCATTACAGTTTTATACTGATTATGTGATAACACTAATGTGCTGGTGCTCTAAAATTCAACTCAGGTAAACATCAGTTTATGCCTTCCAAAACTCTAGTATATTGTAGGTCTTACAACTAAATCTGCTAAATACTGAGCTAATCAGTTCCCTTAAATAAATATCAGATGATAAGAGAATTTTCGAATTACAATAGCTATGAAAGTGTTGTTCTTATTGTTTTTGAGTCATACCACATGTTTACACTATACTAAAAAGTTATTTTGGGATTGTAGAACAGTACTCTTACGTGGAATACTGTAAATGGAGCCATTCCAGACTTCACCAGATGCTTCAATGAAACACTAGTTAGTTGGATACCTTGTGGTTTCTTCTGGATCTGCCTACCATTCTACCTCTACTACCTCTCTACTGAAAAGAAAGATTATGTGCAAAAACTTTCGGCTTTCTCTGCTACCAAATCAGTAAGTTAATAAGGTAAATAGACACAAGGTTTTGGCTGCTCTCTTAGGCTCTACCATTTATCTAAGCCTAAGTGAGTCTCGTTCACTTCAACTGACTTTGAACTTTAACACACAGACGTCGGTGAGATACATGCTTAGTCTAGTCCAGTGATTAGAGTCATTAAACAATATACAGTCTACACAAAGCCTAGTCAACTGCACTGTAACAAAAACCTTTTATATTTATAGGCTTGTGAAAAAACGTACCGCTGTTAAAAGTTTACCAGCATCCTATGGTAGCAGCCATTTTTAAAATCTGATTCTCACTACAACAATATTTCTGCTAATTTTGTCAACTAGCAGAGCATGTTGAAACACTCAAGTTTGACAATCATAAATATTCCAAACATTAGTaaaattaaacaataataaacacaatTGATTTTATTTGTAACACTAATTTGAAATTGTTTCAActtaatttttactattttacttaaTTTTATGTATTGAAAGTTTTGCATTCTTTTTCTAGAAACATGACACCAAGCGACATGCAAAGAAAACTTTTGTTTAGTCATGAGTCCAGGCGTGTTGAAGCATATTTCATGGGACCATGATTGGTTGATGATAGACATAGGTCTAGAAAGGTAATGAGAGGATAACGAAAATAGCACTAGTACActttttgtgatttattttgTAGGTCATAGCCTTGATTCTCACTGCATTATCATTATTTGAGCTTGGCTATGCAGTGGCTGTCAGATTCTACAACAGGAATTGGACTAGTCCCCTGTACGCCTCCCCAGCGACTTATGTTTCTGCAATTCTCGAACTTATAACGATGGTAAGCTGGAACTTACCAACATTTGATCAATgccttttttgaaaaaatattgtcaaaTGCTGTCTATGTACGAAATAGAGAGCTTTCTTCAGGTATACATATACATGGTTAAAATAAACCGCAGAACTATACAACATTAAAAAACTTTCAGTgtctgaaatattttttataatcattAGATGAAACCAATCAAAGTTCTGATTTGAATTGTTTAAAGCTTCTCGAGTGTATGAATGAGTAAGGCATACAACAGTTGACACCGTTGATCGATCGGTGCTGAAGTTTATGTATtgagttattgttttattttagccTCGTATTTCTAACCTTTTGCTCCAATTCATATATAAAACCTATATTCCTTTGCAATATGTGCTAAAAACCTACCTTTGCCAGCAACATATCCATAAATATAGTAGCAATAGAAGTTTTTCTTGTCACAAATATTAGTTTATCTTAAAGAAAAATTAACAGAACTGTTTAATAAAAAAGGACAGCGCAGTAATAATGTGTTACCTGATATAGTTGGTTTCCTAACTATGGCAATGGCCTTTTCGTTAGCTAGTTTTTATACTTGTGCACAAAAGTAACaaacaattataaatattttcagtCTAAACtacttttgaataaaataaagttgttaataccacaattgtttttgaaaaattgtgTAGACTTTTTAGCTGTCGCATCACTTTTATATTGCTACACGGGTACATATGTGCCTGGCCAACCCACAGCCAGTTTCATGCGGCTCCTACATTCATGTTGAATTTTATGTTTCTTTTACAGCAGTGATTTTCAGCCAGTGACCACAGCACTGCAGTGTGTCGtagattttttgttgttaaaaatgACTGACTTGTAGTCTTAGTTCAGTAGTATTTAGTATCTGTCACTATCATGTTGATGTGGGATATTTACAGTAAATATGGAAGAACAGAGGTCTCTTTATGTAAGTGATTGCAAGAGGAAAGGTCTAGGGTAGTTTacatgtgtctgtgtgtctatgTATGTGCTGTGGCTCTTTGTAACCAGCACACAGTCAAAACTGTGTGACTGTTTGGACTGTGttgttgtttaaaaaagaaacttgaacaaaacaaaaaatttctgaaattagccatatttttctatcatttgtgattgtgtttgatgtttgaggtgatctgattactatgatgtttcaagattaaattcgAAAATTTTGATAGCGGttcaaatgctcagatcaagcaagtGTGAGCATTACGTTTCCAGCCACCAAGATACCAACAGAATAGAAACGCTTAATGctgtaacttgaatgcaatagatGATATATGCTATtgcaacaatagcaactagtgatgttatTCTGCACATACCAAAAAACCTCCATTTGAACGCTatttttaattgaacgccatctctattAGGTTGCCTCTATAGataaagggttgaaaaatagaccaccctggcattcaaataaaggttttactgtttttttcttctgagtgtttaaCCGCAATCGAGTttgattgattttaatcttgaaacatcttggcagtcagacaagaaacataaaaaacaatcacaaaagatatacatatactaaaACTTTCTGAAAAATTCAGCTAAAATTTTgcgtaagttcatctttaacacAGTAAAACTTTATTATTCACTTTatcgataaaaaatttttatcaagaaagtattttatttttatcatatt
This region includes:
- the LOC137407191 gene encoding multidrug resistance-associated protein 1-like, whose translation is MNGSSISLAIADNSSKPSGFELFCGSELWNSTLTWNTVNGAIPDFTRCFNETLVSWIPCGFFWICLPFYLYYLSTEKKDYVQKLSAFSATKSVIALILTALSLFELGYAVAVRFYNRNWTSPLYASPATYVSAILELITMQ